The proteins below come from a single Salvelinus fontinalis isolate EN_2023a chromosome 1, ASM2944872v1, whole genome shotgun sequence genomic window:
- the pde6gb gene encoding phosphodiesterase 6G, cGMP-specific, rod, gamma, paralog b codes for MNLEVPKLEIKSATRVTGGPATPRKGPPKFKQRQTRQFKSKPPKKGIQGFGDDIPGMEGLGTDITVICPWEAFNHLELSELAKYGII; via the exons ATGAATCTCGAGGTCCCCAAGTTGGAGATCAAGTCTGCCACCCGTGTCACCGGGGGCCCTGCCACGCCACGCAAGGGACCCCCTAAATTCAAGCAGAGACAGACTCGTCAGTTCAAGAGCAAGCCCCCCAAGAAGGGAATCCAGGG CTTTGGTGATGATATCCCTGGAATGGAGGGTTTAGGCACTG ACATCACAGTCATCTGCCCCTGGGAGGCCTTCAACCACCTGGAGCTTAGCGAGCTGGCCAAGTATGGTATCATCTAA